From one Anguilla rostrata isolate EN2019 chromosome 12, ASM1855537v3, whole genome shotgun sequence genomic stretch:
- the si:ch1073-145m9.1 gene encoding uncharacterized protein si:ch1073-145m9.1 isoform X2 produces MGLGVLLYVPNVIGVDGWAARRLDQTSEFGAWLDVVVDNLGRGMLWSTLYEWGWLVSAVEWCVFACNHNAHGAQWKTSFSESPRLIQAVMAKGFKTPTGVLAIGGLHVLPVWLYGYQQGVLSRPLCVPEWLQVLGVLVLAGGRLLCLCVEVWCVWAHIHFLTRDKQVERRE; encoded by the exons ATGGGACTCGGGGTTTTGCTGTACGTACCCAATGTTATTG GGGTAGACGGCTGGGCGGCTCGCAGGTTGGACCAGACGTCGGAGTTTGGGGCCTGGCTGGACGTGGTGGTGGACAACCTGGGGCGGGGCATGCTGTGGAGCACGCTGTACGAG TGGGGCTGGCTGGTGTCGGCGGTGGAGTGGTGCGTGTTCGCGTGCAACCACAACGCGCACGGCGCTCAGTGGAAGACCAGCTTCTCGGAGAGCCCCCGGCTGATCCAGGCCGTCATGGCCAAAG GTTTTAAGACGCCCACGGGGGTCCTGGCCATCGGCGGGCTGCACGTCCTGCCCGTGTGGCTGTACGGctaccagcagggggtgctgtccCGCCCGCTCTGCGTCCCGGAGTGGCTGCAGGTTCTGGGGGTGCTGGTGCTCGCTGGCGGGaggctgctctgtctctgtgtggag gTGTGGTGTGTCTGGGCTCACATCCACTTCCTCACCAGAGATAAGCaggtagagaggagagagtga
- the si:ch1073-145m9.1 gene encoding CDP-diacylglycerol--inositol 3-phosphatidyltransferase isoform X1, protein MGLGVLLYVPNVIGYIRVLLVLISWSGFDNPAVFVPCYVVSIILDGVDGWAARRLDQTSEFGAWLDVVVDNLGRGMLWSTLYEWGWLVSAVEWCVFACNHNAHGAQWKTSFSESPRLIQAVMAKGFKTPTGVLAIGGLHVLPVWLYGYQQGVLSRPLCVPEWLQVLGVLVLAGGRLLCLCVEVWCVWAHIHFLTRDKQVERRE, encoded by the exons ATGGGACTCGGGGTTTTGCTGTACGTACCCAATGTTATTG GGTACATCCGGGTCCTTCTGGTGCTAATCTCGTGGAGTGGTTTCGATAATCCTGCAGTGTTTGTCCCCTGCTATGTTGTATCAATAATACTGGATG GGGTAGACGGCTGGGCGGCTCGCAGGTTGGACCAGACGTCGGAGTTTGGGGCCTGGCTGGACGTGGTGGTGGACAACCTGGGGCGGGGCATGCTGTGGAGCACGCTGTACGAG TGGGGCTGGCTGGTGTCGGCGGTGGAGTGGTGCGTGTTCGCGTGCAACCACAACGCGCACGGCGCTCAGTGGAAGACCAGCTTCTCGGAGAGCCCCCGGCTGATCCAGGCCGTCATGGCCAAAG GTTTTAAGACGCCCACGGGGGTCCTGGCCATCGGCGGGCTGCACGTCCTGCCCGTGTGGCTGTACGGctaccagcagggggtgctgtccCGCCCGCTCTGCGTCCCGGAGTGGCTGCAGGTTCTGGGGGTGCTGGTGCTCGCTGGCGGGaggctgctctgtctctgtgtggag gTGTGGTGTGTCTGGGCTCACATCCACTTCCTCACCAGAGATAAGCaggtagagaggagagagtga